From Pseudoalteromonas sp. R3, one genomic window encodes:
- the der gene encoding ribosome biogenesis GTPase Der: protein MLPVIALVGRPNVGKSTLFNRLTRTRDALVADFPGLTRDRKYGQANYDGYEFIVVDTGGIDGSEEGIETEMAEQSLLAIEEADVVLFLVDARAGMTAADQAIAQHLRKQQKKSFVVANKTDGIDADSNCAEFYQLALGEVYHIAAAHGRGVTQLLEATLGPVIAELAAEEDEIEQDDELLTELYLEGEEAPEEGKTGFEDKPIKLAIIGRPNVGKSTLTNRILGEERVIVYDMPGTTRDSIYIPMTRNERDYVLIDTAGVRKRKKVSDVVEKFSVIKTLKAIEDANVILLVIDARDGISDQDLSLLGFALNAGRSLVIAVNKWDGLDDYVKERIKSELDRRLGFIDFARLHFISALHGTGVGHLFESVEEAYESATKRVSTAMLRRIMDMAQADHQPPLVRGRRVKLKYAHAGGYNPPRIVIHGNQVHDLPDSYKRYLMNYYRKALNIMGTPIKIEFREGDNPYSGRTNKMTLSQKRKLRAFTKEQKNKQ from the coding sequence ATGCTTCCTGTGATCGCTCTCGTCGGGCGACCCAATGTGGGTAAATCCACTTTATTTAACCGTCTTACCCGCACGCGTGATGCGTTGGTGGCGGACTTTCCCGGCTTAACACGTGACCGTAAATATGGCCAGGCAAACTATGATGGCTATGAATTTATCGTGGTCGATACCGGCGGTATTGATGGCAGTGAAGAAGGTATCGAAACGGAAATGGCAGAGCAATCTTTGCTGGCCATCGAAGAAGCCGATGTGGTGCTCTTTCTGGTTGATGCTCGTGCTGGCATGACCGCGGCTGACCAAGCCATAGCGCAGCACTTACGTAAACAACAAAAGAAAAGCTTTGTTGTTGCCAATAAAACAGACGGTATTGACGCTGATTCTAACTGTGCCGAGTTTTACCAGTTAGCATTGGGTGAGGTGTATCATATCGCCGCAGCGCATGGTCGTGGTGTGACGCAACTCCTGGAAGCCACGCTAGGTCCGGTGATCGCTGAACTGGCTGCTGAAGAAGATGAAATTGAGCAGGATGATGAGCTGCTGACAGAGCTTTATCTGGAAGGGGAAGAAGCCCCGGAAGAGGGTAAAACCGGCTTTGAAGACAAGCCCATTAAACTGGCGATAATTGGTCGTCCAAATGTGGGCAAATCGACACTTACTAACCGCATTCTCGGTGAAGAGCGCGTCATTGTGTACGATATGCCGGGCACCACACGGGACTCCATCTATATCCCGATGACCCGTAATGAGCGTGACTATGTACTGATCGATACGGCTGGTGTTCGTAAGCGCAAGAAAGTCAGTGATGTGGTTGAAAAGTTCTCGGTAATCAAAACACTCAAAGCAATTGAAGACGCCAACGTTATTTTATTGGTGATCGATGCCCGTGATGGTATCTCTGATCAGGATCTCAGCTTGCTAGGTTTTGCACTCAATGCTGGTCGCTCTTTGGTGATTGCAGTAAATAAGTGGGATGGTCTGGATGACTACGTGAAAGAGCGTATTAAGTCTGAACTGGACCGCCGTCTTGGTTTTATCGATTTTGCGCGCCTGCACTTTATTTCGGCACTGCACGGGACTGGGGTAGGACACTTATTTGAATCGGTTGAAGAGGCTTATGAGTCGGCAACTAAGCGTGTTAGTACCGCCATGCTCAGACGCATCATGGATATGGCTCAGGCCGATCACCAACCACCTCTGGTACGAGGTCGTCGCGTTAAGCTTAAATATGCCCATGCCGGTGGTTATAACCCGCCGCGAATCGTGATCCACGGCAACCAGGTACATGATTTGCCCGATAGCTATAAGCGTTACCTGATGAATTACTATCGCAAAGCGCTAAATATCATGGGGACGCCGATTAAGATTGAGTTCCGTGAAGGGGATAACCCGTATTCTGGTCGCACCAACAAAATGACTTTGTCGCAGAAGCGTAAACTCAGAGCGTTTACCAAAGAGCAAAAGAACAAGCAGTAA
- a CDS encoding peptidylprolyl isomerase, with protein MTLASARHILVDNEAQCLELKQRIASGEDFADIAKQYSSCPSGQDGGELGEFGPGMMVPEFDKVVFSAPINEVQGPVQTQFGYHLLEVTSRVD; from the coding sequence ATGACACTAGCCAGCGCAAGACATATTTTGGTCGATAACGAAGCCCAGTGCCTGGAGCTTAAGCAACGTATTGCATCAGGCGAAGACTTTGCCGACATTGCCAAGCAATATTCAAGTTGTCCGTCCGGTCAGGATGGAGGAGAGCTGGGAGAATTTGGACCGGGTATGATGGTGCCAGAATTCGACAAAGTGGTTTTTTCTGCACCGATCAATGAAGTACAAGGGCCTGTTCAAACTCAGTTCGGTTATCACCTGCTTGAAGTAACGAGCCGGGTCGATTAA
- a CDS encoding glutathione peroxidase — translation MIKPLMISFALLTSATIHASEAPNFSKSAACDDFTGYEFRKLRSKDTVDLCAFKGKPLLVVNTASNCGFTGQFDGLEKLHKAYADKGLVVLGFPSDDFFQEENDEKDTAEVCFINYGVTFTMMATGAVRGSDANPVFQHLGEQSGAPMWNFYKYLISADRKTIQQFNSRTKPMSEPLIAAIEKELDLK, via the coding sequence ATGATAAAACCGTTAATGATCTCTTTCGCTCTGCTCACCAGCGCCACCATTCATGCCAGTGAAGCCCCTAATTTCTCAAAGAGCGCAGCGTGTGATGACTTCACGGGCTACGAGTTCAGAAAGTTGAGGTCAAAAGACACGGTTGACTTGTGTGCTTTCAAAGGCAAGCCTTTGTTGGTGGTCAATACCGCCAGTAATTGCGGCTTTACCGGTCAGTTCGACGGACTGGAAAAACTACACAAAGCCTATGCAGATAAAGGCCTGGTTGTACTAGGATTTCCTTCGGATGATTTTTTCCAGGAAGAAAATGACGAAAAAGACACAGCCGAAGTATGCTTTATAAACTACGGTGTCACCTTTACCATGATGGCAACCGGCGCGGTCCGAGGCAGTGATGCCAACCCTGTCTTCCAGCATCTCGGTGAACAAAGCGGGGCGCCCATGTGGAACTTTTATAAGTATCTGATTTCCGCAGATCGCAAGACAATTCAGCAGTTCAATAGTAGAACTAAGCCTATGTCAGAGCCGCTTATTGCTGCGATTGAAAAAGAACTTGATCTTAAATAA
- a CDS encoding ATP-binding protein: MENNKVLIIDSSSVLAMRLKVLFELLGCEVVHLHFQVLHKVQDFFAYHVVAIAHGLPDTTFDSLSALRDHDRLILLAPKPENSEHVEAFSRLNRMLCNAIVIYPFYGNKDITSLLERVLETGDQDRLELPKILLVDHREDRLARLAASLRGAQLSVVTAHCIAEAMQQARSHHIDLLICDFNLEQGSGLDVFKMVRQIHRDTRCLLMTSRQDQVDMMEAIRQGVEDVLTKPIDEGALLQSLHKLWQSELLRRHNQELVERLQDTVDALIERDSLLRVIYKHTPDPIMLFNLEGYVIEANDGCSTLLRLPSDQLQQHSIFDLFEPASVAALQDAINDAGILRHFNCELVLPQEDGPSIPLMGTFIEIDHHGEIALAAIFKNVAQLKRKQQLLEEAKEVLEVEVQARTAQLQAAKEAAEAANISKSEFLANMSHELRTPMHSILSFARFGLDKLSGDEIPVGKLEKYLSRIETSGERLLLLLNNLLDLSKLDAGRFPFNPSAHNLLTLIHTAKEDVSGLAMARHIHIELDAQDDTIILFCDAEQLTQVMRNLLGNALKFSPEGSEVSVTVMQKSGYVHLLVRDKGVGIPEDELEHIFDKFAQSSKTNSGAGGTGLGLAICKEFVLLHKGCIYAENNPDEGACIHIELPIQAQH, from the coding sequence ATGGAAAACAACAAGGTATTGATTATCGATAGTAGTAGTGTGCTGGCTATGAGACTGAAGGTATTATTTGAGTTACTGGGGTGTGAAGTGGTACACCTGCACTTTCAGGTATTGCACAAAGTTCAGGATTTTTTTGCCTACCATGTTGTCGCAATTGCGCATGGGCTGCCCGATACTACGTTCGATTCATTGTCTGCACTTAGAGATCATGATCGTTTGATTTTATTGGCCCCCAAGCCTGAAAACTCGGAACATGTAGAGGCATTCAGTCGCCTAAACCGGATGCTGTGCAATGCCATTGTGATTTACCCCTTTTATGGCAACAAAGACATTACCAGCTTACTGGAGCGAGTACTTGAGACGGGCGATCAGGACCGTCTTGAGCTGCCCAAAATTTTATTGGTTGACCACAGAGAGGACCGGCTTGCACGTCTGGCAGCCAGTTTGCGTGGCGCACAGCTTTCGGTGGTCACCGCGCACTGTATTGCCGAGGCAATGCAACAAGCGAGAAGTCATCATATCGATTTGTTGATTTGTGACTTCAATCTGGAGCAGGGAAGTGGGCTGGATGTCTTTAAAATGGTGCGTCAGATCCATCGCGATACCCGTTGTTTGCTGATGACCTCGCGGCAAGATCAGGTTGATATGATGGAAGCTATCCGCCAGGGAGTCGAAGACGTACTAACCAAGCCCATCGATGAAGGTGCGCTGCTGCAATCTTTGCACAAACTGTGGCAGAGCGAGTTGCTGCGTCGACATAATCAGGAGCTGGTTGAGCGTTTACAGGATACCGTTGATGCGTTAATTGAAAGAGACAGTTTACTACGAGTGATTTATAAGCATACGCCGGATCCCATTATGCTGTTTAATCTGGAAGGTTATGTCATTGAGGCCAATGATGGTTGCAGTACTCTGCTGCGCCTGCCCAGCGATCAGCTGCAACAGCACTCGATATTTGACCTGTTTGAGCCTGCATCAGTTGCAGCATTGCAAGACGCAATAAATGATGCTGGCATCTTGCGCCATTTTAATTGTGAGCTGGTGTTGCCACAGGAGGACGGGCCGAGTATCCCCCTGATGGGCACTTTTATTGAAATTGATCATCATGGCGAAATTGCGTTGGCGGCAATTTTTAAGAATGTTGCTCAATTAAAGCGTAAACAACAGTTACTGGAAGAAGCCAAAGAAGTACTTGAGGTAGAAGTTCAGGCGCGTACGGCCCAACTTCAGGCTGCCAAAGAGGCCGCGGAGGCCGCAAATATCAGTAAATCTGAGTTTCTGGCGAATATGTCACATGAACTCAGAACGCCTATGCACTCTATCCTTAGTTTTGCCCGTTTCGGGCTCGATAAACTAAGTGGCGACGAGATACCCGTTGGCAAGCTGGAAAAATATTTGTCTCGTATCGAAACCAGTGGCGAACGTTTACTGTTGTTACTGAACAACTTACTGGACTTGTCCAAGCTGGATGCCGGGCGTTTTCCTTTTAATCCTTCAGCGCATAACTTACTAACCCTAATTCATACCGCCAAAGAAGATGTTTCAGGTCTGGCGATGGCGCGCCATATCCACATTGAACTGGATGCGCAGGATGACACCATCATACTGTTTTGTGACGCTGAGCAGCTCACTCAGGTAATGAGAAATTTATTGGGCAATGCGCTGAAATTTAGCCCTGAAGGCAGTGAAGTCAGCGTCACTGTCATGCAAAAATCAGGGTATGTACACCTGTTGGTGCGTGATAAAGGTGTTGGGATCCCAGAGGATGAACTGGAGCATATTTTTGATAAATTTGCACAGAGTAGTAAAACCAACAGCGGTGCAGGTGGAACGGGGCTTGGGCTGGCAATCTGCAAAGAGTTTGTCTTGTTACATAAAGGGTGTATTTATGCGGAGAACAACCCAGATGAGGGCGCCTGTATTCATATTGAACTGCCAATTCAGGCACAGCACTAG
- a CDS encoding tetratricopeptide repeat protein — MEIYSTEEQQAEAIKRFFRENGTSLIIGAVLGLGGLYGWKAYNQHQIDSAEAGSEAYNQLVDSGDVLTKSDEFLTNNGESSYAVLAAFVAAKEAVEQGKLDVAQEKLSFAASTVQAPELKATAYLRLARVQAAQQDYSAAMTTLGNQMPASFAAQLAEVKGDILLAQGKKDAARDEYQKAVTAGGSDNNPLLQIKLDDLAGTTAL; from the coding sequence ATGGAAATTTATTCAACAGAAGAACAACAAGCCGAAGCAATAAAACGATTTTTCCGTGAAAATGGAACATCTTTGATTATCGGCGCGGTGCTGGGCCTGGGTGGTCTGTATGGTTGGAAAGCTTACAATCAGCATCAAATCGATAGCGCAGAAGCCGGTTCTGAAGCCTACAACCAGCTGGTTGATAGTGGTGACGTTCTGACCAAAAGCGATGAGTTTTTAACGAATAACGGCGAGTCTAGCTACGCAGTTCTGGCTGCTTTTGTTGCTGCTAAAGAAGCGGTGGAGCAAGGCAAGCTGGATGTTGCACAAGAGAAGCTGAGCTTCGCAGCAAGCACCGTGCAAGCGCCAGAGTTAAAAGCTACGGCCTATCTGCGTTTGGCGCGCGTTCAGGCGGCGCAACAAGACTACAGTGCGGCAATGACTACATTAGGCAATCAAATGCCTGCAAGCTTTGCAGCTCAGCTTGCTGAAGTTAAAGGTGATATTCTTTTAGCGCAAGGTAAAAAAGACGCCGCGCGTGATGAATACCAAAAGGCAGTGACAGCCGGTGGCAGCGATAATAACCCACTGTTGCAAATCAAACTGGATGACCTGGCTGGCACAACAGCACTTTAA
- a CDS encoding VOC family protein, translated as MQFLKTVIYVDSVEEVLDFYYQAFGLSACGLSEDGDYGELDTGEVLLAFATHPVAQAQFKQSYIRSQPKQPALGFELTLGCENVAKSYDKAVEAGAEPLSPPCQKGEHTQAYVRSIEGTLVALVCAD; from the coding sequence ATGCAGTTTCTGAAAACCGTGATCTATGTTGATAGTGTCGAAGAGGTACTGGACTTTTATTATCAGGCATTTGGCCTGAGTGCCTGTGGTCTCAGCGAGGACGGGGATTATGGTGAGCTGGATACCGGAGAAGTGCTACTGGCATTTGCCACACACCCAGTTGCTCAGGCGCAGTTTAAACAAAGCTATATCCGTAGTCAGCCCAAGCAGCCTGCACTGGGGTTTGAATTGACATTAGGTTGTGAGAATGTCGCAAAAAGCTACGACAAAGCGGTTGAGGCAGGCGCAGAGCCTTTGTCGCCGCCCTGCCAAAAGGGAGAGCACACACAGGCTTATGTGCGCTCAATAGAAGGCACGCTCGTTGCCTTGGTTTGCGCAGACTAA
- the hisS gene encoding histidine--tRNA ligase has product MAKQIQAIRGMNDCLPGDTQVWQKVESILRDTVASFGYQEIRFPIVESTELFKRSIGEVTDIVEKEMYTFEDRNGDLLTLRPEGTAVCVRAGNQNGLLYNQEQRLWYMGPMFRHERPQKGRYRQFHQFGVETFGVASADIDAEVILMTARLWQQFGITDFVRLELNSLGSNEARATYRDALIAFLEQHESQLDEDSKRRMYSNPLRVLDSKNPDVQAILVNAPKLSEYLDEESRQHFANLCERLDAAGVEYQVNEKLVRGLDYYNRTVFEWVTDSLGAQGTVCAGGRYDGLVEQVGGKATPAVGFAMGMERLVLMLQELERIGTLRRNADVFVAAMGEQAGIQAPVIAQQLRSDIPGLRVLVNAGGGNFKKQLKRADKSDALVALIFGEDELAEGKVTVKYLREHKEQVTLTLAEAKSLLSTLVE; this is encoded by the coding sequence GTGGCAAAACAAATTCAGGCAATTCGAGGTATGAACGATTGTCTGCCGGGTGATACGCAAGTCTGGCAGAAGGTAGAATCTATCTTACGTGACACAGTGGCATCTTTTGGTTATCAGGAGATCCGTTTTCCCATCGTGGAGTCCACCGAGCTGTTCAAGCGCTCGATTGGTGAAGTCACCGATATCGTTGAAAAAGAAATGTATACCTTCGAAGATCGCAATGGCGATCTCCTGACCTTGCGTCCTGAAGGCACCGCGGTTTGTGTGCGGGCCGGTAACCAGAACGGCTTACTGTACAATCAGGAACAGCGTTTGTGGTACATGGGACCAATGTTTCGTCACGAACGTCCGCAAAAGGGCCGCTACCGCCAGTTCCACCAGTTTGGTGTGGAAACCTTTGGCGTAGCCAGTGCAGACATAGACGCGGAAGTGATCCTGATGACTGCGCGTTTATGGCAGCAATTCGGGATCACGGATTTTGTTCGCCTGGAACTGAATTCACTGGGCTCAAACGAAGCGCGTGCGACTTATCGTGACGCGCTCATTGCATTCCTTGAGCAGCATGAGTCACAACTTGACGAAGACTCAAAACGTCGTATGTACAGCAATCCGTTGCGCGTTTTGGATAGTAAAAATCCAGACGTTCAGGCCATTTTGGTGAATGCACCAAAACTGTCTGAATATCTGGACGAAGAATCTCGTCAACATTTTGCAAATTTATGTGAACGTTTGGACGCTGCGGGCGTCGAATACCAGGTTAACGAAAAACTGGTACGCGGACTCGACTATTATAACCGCACCGTATTTGAATGGGTGACCGATAGCTTAGGTGCTCAAGGTACTGTGTGTGCCGGTGGGCGTTATGATGGCTTGGTGGAGCAAGTCGGTGGTAAAGCGACTCCTGCGGTAGGCTTTGCAATGGGTATGGAGCGTCTTGTACTGATGTTACAAGAGCTTGAACGTATCGGCACATTACGCCGTAATGCAGATGTGTTCGTTGCTGCGATGGGCGAGCAGGCAGGCATTCAGGCTCCGGTCATTGCGCAACAACTACGCAGTGACATCCCAGGTCTGCGTGTACTGGTTAACGCCGGTGGTGGCAACTTCAAGAAACAATTAAAACGTGCGGACAAAAGCGATGCCTTGGTTGCCCTGATTTTTGGCGAAGATGAATTGGCCGAAGGTAAGGTGACTGTTAAGTATCTCCGCGAACATAAAGAACAAGTTACCCTGACACTGGCAGAGGCAAAGAGCCTGTTGTCAACGTTGGTGGAATAA
- the bamB gene encoding outer membrane protein assembly factor BamB, with translation MKKLTMASLALCMASLLGCSSSDDEEELVLPEIVNQFETDVVWQESVGDGVEHYFSRLVPAFYQNTVYVAERNGLVAALDVSSGDTLWEVDTRDNPAFWPWEDDDSAKLSGGILQAYGKLYIGSEHGEVVALDRETGEVVWRKSVPGESLSVPAAGDGLVYVNLGSGKLLALHPDTGEERWQFEQEVPALTLRGLSSPTSANGGVLIGEESGKLSVLIAENGFMAWSTDIALAKGASEFERLVDVDTKPIVMGSTVYTIAYNGKLAALDVRNGNVIWDREYSSYRDLSIELNTIYLVDSEGVLYALDRESGIERWSQSALRGWYLTTPAVAGDYLVVGDQEGNLHWLDKQTGALVSREEFDSSGFFVEPIVVDDKLILYTRDGEVSAVKIP, from the coding sequence ATGAAGAAGTTGACTATGGCCTCTCTGGCGCTGTGTATGGCGTCGTTACTGGGGTGCTCCTCAAGTGATGATGAAGAAGAGTTGGTGCTACCTGAGATTGTAAACCAGTTTGAAACTGACGTGGTTTGGCAAGAGTCTGTGGGTGATGGCGTTGAGCATTACTTCTCTCGTTTGGTCCCTGCTTTCTATCAAAATACGGTCTACGTGGCAGAGCGAAACGGTCTTGTTGCTGCGCTGGATGTCAGCAGTGGTGATACGCTATGGGAAGTCGATACCCGAGACAACCCTGCTTTTTGGCCCTGGGAAGACGATGACAGTGCAAAGTTGTCCGGTGGCATTTTGCAGGCCTATGGCAAGCTGTATATTGGCTCGGAGCATGGTGAAGTTGTTGCATTGGACCGCGAAACAGGCGAAGTGGTGTGGCGTAAATCCGTTCCAGGAGAATCTTTGTCCGTACCCGCAGCCGGAGATGGCTTGGTATATGTGAACCTGGGCTCAGGTAAGTTGCTGGCACTACACCCTGATACAGGTGAAGAGCGCTGGCAGTTTGAGCAGGAAGTACCGGCACTGACGTTGCGTGGTTTGAGTTCACCCACGTCCGCGAATGGCGGCGTACTGATCGGTGAAGAGAGTGGCAAGCTGTCGGTATTGATTGCTGAAAACGGATTCATGGCCTGGAGTACAGATATTGCTCTGGCAAAAGGTGCCTCTGAGTTTGAGCGCCTGGTTGATGTAGATACTAAGCCGATTGTGATGGGTAGTACCGTGTATACCATAGCGTATAATGGTAAACTAGCTGCATTAGATGTGCGCAATGGTAATGTGATCTGGGATCGCGAATACAGCAGCTATCGGGATCTGAGCATTGAGCTGAATACCATTTATTTGGTAGATAGCGAGGGCGTACTCTATGCTCTAGATAGAGAATCAGGTATCGAGCGCTGGAGTCAGTCCGCGTTACGTGGCTGGTACCTTACCACCCCAGCGGTAGCTGGCGATTATCTGGTGGTTGGAGATCAGGAAGGAAACCTGCATTGGTTAGACAAGCAAACCGGTGCACTGGTTTCTCGCGAAGAATTTGATAGTTCGGGCTTTTTTGTCGAGCCAATCGTGGTAGACGACAAACTGATCCTGTACACCCGTGATGGTGAAGTCAGTGCGGTAAAAATTCCGTAA
- a CDS encoding glutathione S-transferase family protein, producing the protein MILYGSDTSPYVRRIRIYCLRHDITLDYRKLDIFSDEGRTTLNQYNPARKLPFLLADDQAVLDSNVIARYLQQKFSLPHLNWEQENLLTILNACNDSLVELLLCQRSEFDTNEDRLFFNLQRGRIAETLKVLEQRCQENVFLNCEYLQISLYCLLDWIRFRNLFDLTAYSALEQFYDQWQSLDEARLTDPRA; encoded by the coding sequence ATGATCTTATACGGCTCCGACACGTCTCCATACGTCAGGCGCATCCGCATCTACTGCCTTCGCCATGATATTACCCTGGACTATCGAAAACTGGACATCTTCAGTGATGAAGGCAGAACGACGCTTAACCAATATAACCCGGCAAGAAAGTTACCGTTTCTGCTCGCTGATGATCAAGCGGTATTAGACTCAAATGTCATTGCCCGTTATTTACAACAGAAGTTTTCCCTCCCCCACCTCAACTGGGAGCAAGAAAACCTCTTGACGATCCTTAATGCTTGTAACGATTCCCTGGTAGAACTTTTGCTGTGCCAGCGTTCTGAGTTTGATACTAACGAAGACAGACTATTCTTTAACCTTCAACGTGGCAGAATAGCTGAAACCTTAAAAGTATTAGAGCAGCGTTGTCAGGAAAACGTATTTTTAAACTGCGAGTATCTTCAGATCAGTTTATACTGCCTGCTGGATTGGATCCGCTTCAGAAACCTGTTCGACTTAACAGCGTACAGTGCTCTGGAGCAGTTTTATGACCAGTGGCAGTCTCTTGATGAGGCACGTCTTACAGATCCCAGAGCGTAA
- a CDS encoding DUF2750 domain-containing protein: MSDIEIESEVVSFVVAAKEQEQVWALGSEDGGLVVVDSNQFEESDVLLLWDNEDNAKAQCRDEWADFKPIAIALDELLDEWIEDLRDDNALLGLNWNDDNVCTEIEPVGLARALSE, translated from the coding sequence ATGAGTGACATCGAAATAGAATCGGAAGTAGTCAGTTTTGTCGTTGCAGCGAAAGAACAGGAGCAAGTGTGGGCACTGGGCTCAGAAGATGGCGGCCTGGTTGTCGTTGACTCTAACCAGTTTGAAGAATCAGACGTGTTACTGTTGTGGGATAACGAAGACAATGCAAAAGCACAATGTCGTGATGAGTGGGCTGATTTTAAACCTATCGCCATCGCACTTGACGAGCTGCTTGACGAATGGATTGAAGATTTACGCGACGATAACGCGCTGCTGGGTCTTAACTGGAACGATGACAACGTCTGTACAGAAATAGAGCCTGTCGGCCTTGCCCGAGCATTGTCTGAATAA
- a CDS encoding response regulator, producing the protein MALQRILAVDDEPFNLEIIEEILEDLDFELLTVTSGQQCLDVVEDFAPQVVLLDVSMPQMNGYEVCKKLKANLQTQDIIVMFVSARGSVEERMEGYAVGAEDYIVKPFGHNELKAKLLNLGQMLLERDILEQQVEDATSTAFNAMATSSEMGFIVNYIEQIGAIDDIQALAKALIQCLNNLGLSCNIEFRVDEQRHHFASSGLCSPIVLELFEILRSKGRLHEFTSRILVNYNLVSVLILNMPSEDADKHGRLRDHICFIASVTEQQLLAILTRKQLICQQAELNEAITMIHSKFTGLLALLNNNRSQNESIFRNLQEVFEQRIPTMGLDEDQEVFIYQHIDEAIQGSIAREEAIMQVREAFTEIESDLSLLSSAGKQSQ; encoded by the coding sequence ATGGCATTGCAACGAATCCTGGCGGTGGATGATGAACCTTTCAACCTTGAAATCATTGAAGAAATACTTGAAGACCTTGATTTTGAACTGCTTACGGTAACCAGTGGGCAGCAGTGTTTGGATGTGGTTGAAGATTTTGCCCCTCAGGTTGTTTTGCTGGACGTAAGTATGCCGCAAATGAATGGCTATGAGGTCTGTAAAAAGCTTAAAGCAAATTTGCAAACTCAAGACATCATAGTGATGTTTGTGTCGGCACGGGGCTCGGTTGAAGAGCGTATGGAAGGTTATGCCGTGGGCGCCGAAGACTACATTGTTAAGCCTTTTGGCCACAATGAACTCAAGGCTAAGCTACTCAATCTGGGGCAAATGTTACTGGAGCGAGATATCCTCGAGCAGCAGGTAGAGGACGCCACCTCCACAGCATTTAACGCCATGGCAACCAGTAGTGAGATGGGTTTTATCGTTAATTATATCGAGCAGATCGGTGCAATTGATGATATTCAGGCGTTAGCAAAAGCGCTGATCCAGTGTCTCAATAATTTGGGGTTAAGTTGTAATATCGAATTTCGGGTAGACGAGCAGCGCCATCATTTCGCATCGTCTGGACTGTGCTCCCCTATCGTACTGGAATTGTTTGAAATATTACGCTCTAAAGGCCGGTTACATGAGTTTACCAGCCGGATCCTAGTCAATTACAATCTGGTTAGTGTACTTATTTTGAACATGCCATCAGAAGATGCCGACAAGCATGGCCGGCTCAGAGATCACATCTGTTTTATTGCCAGCGTCACTGAGCAGCAGTTACTGGCCATCCTGACGCGTAAACAACTGATCTGTCAGCAGGCGGAATTGAATGAAGCCATTACCATGATCCACAGTAAGTTTACCGGCCTACTGGCTTTGCTCAACAACAACCGCAGTCAGAATGAATCGATCTTCAGAAATCTACAGGAAGTATTCGAGCAGCGGATCCCGACCATGGGGCTGGATGAAGATCAGGAAGTCTTCATATACCAACATATTGATGAAGCGATCCAGGGCTCCATCGCCCGAGAAGAAGCCATTATGCAGGTGCGTGAAGCATTCACTGAAATCGAAAGTGATTTGTCCTTGCTCAGTTCGGCTGGAAAGCAATCACAGTGA